From Corvus cornix cornix isolate S_Up_H32 chromosome 5, ASM73873v5, whole genome shotgun sequence, the proteins below share one genomic window:
- the YLPM1 gene encoding LOW QUALITY PROTEIN: YLP motif-containing protein 1 (The sequence of the model RefSeq protein was modified relative to this genomic sequence to represent the inferred CDS: inserted 1 base in 1 codon) encodes MYPAWGLYGAAGHYPPPPTSIPPPPLPIPPPSVPPPAVPPMPLPSYPPPGPAPPAAAPPPAGSSGFLSLQEQHLAQLQQLQQMHQKQLQSVLLGPPPPPGPPPPGLPPPPLPSSFTDWQQQPPVPPVPPPVRSYQKQYAHREPPHRKPPPAARDRDGQEPPGGHGDWGEPVPAEAVPMDMELSSPPQSPQPAAQPYLPPAQPYLPPPQGEPYLPPAQPPPAQSPPLQPYLPRAQPSQPPPSFSEPPPSYLEPPPVTASQPYLPPPAQGYMAHPQPYLLSSQASPSQPALAPSIPPPVKPSQAHFPPPQPSLPPPAAAQPEAAQGAAKEGGGTEQPDPSTMTPQEQQQYWYQQHLLSLQQRAKAHAQGQQQMKSPVVTDEQRAKPEEGKMSASTQQSEPPPLNESLPPTSKEDESSLTSTETKLNIEPPGDPEEDLRLQQLQAAAAQWQQHPHHRVGFQYQRIMQKHAQLQQIVQQYQQIMQQPPHLETMSVDMQLRHYEAQQKQFQQLHKDWERSMNQQWQHQLQTYPHKDQLQEYEKQWKAWDEQMKVTQSHLQEKVTSLQNLKNQYPANVSLPPPFIPYSQTGQGGIPIMPPTLPSTTPPVVPPPLPSLSQLSNSSVPSGSSSQSSQATETPRPALLPTPGTYASKIASSTSYSPYHSQVGSSFGSSDHGKSQVHLSKQTVSISSEQQCGELKGTSAVSSTHTPIVQDKPVRSGGLLPDPPRSARFEGPRGPRFDGPRGRGYDKFEGSRQRGPRFDSQRSEGYRSRFDRQNTDGQSSSRWGSIPRGPAGQFYTTNASQGHGSRPSGPRWMGPRPHLGQQQQQAQTDSQSENKEPFTDTAGDQQSVSRTESAPDAQSAGPTEPSEDLTDIQQEASKPEVKEPSSDPPKKWTWSSRDPNQQVDESKAPTPPIQNQNTVTPVTGNQDLDSPDGQLSASDSTQGLPGPESRGKGPFMHEDRGKGPGSRGRGRGRGQGDGRGWGMGRGXGMGRMDGGRGMGRMDGGWGMGRMDDGHGRGMGRMDDGRGRGYVYRGRGQARQASIRGRGMFRRAGSRERMSDRRSGSRERVPDGQSGNRERGLGGRSDSHERVFSNRDRELPGRTGSWDRGRAGSRERGPVRRACSRERESMRGAGSREREPMRRAGSRERVPVRRAGSRERVPMRRAGSRERDLVRRAGSRERCPIRRGDSHEREAGRSETGNMGKPIHLGDDPDKLPPYHRDETFRSSWGHEDDTMQEEFPLDSQDDPSLEHEQVDDWEREQYWRDHNSDYHDDSVDAYDRDDRLQSHHSMPPLSPLPPLPPLSSDHDRRDSWWDDWKRPRERELERDLDRTGRSSDIYDQDLDREWDRDWDMRPMDDREMGNRDLDIPPLPPLPPLPPLDRYREDRWRDDRNRDHYDRDLRDRGELRIREYPERYDTWREKQDYLPERTDWERERLSDRWYPDDGERLRSLDDRSDSSLPPPSHSSDMLGADSNLDSDQSLGGVMVLSQRQHEIILKAAQELKMLREQKEQLQKLKEFKPDIATQDSPRSQNTSTRPGAFQVSSQLSSEAPVEAQAIKPSPAVIIKPPVLFRQPTPVTRPSAPLARPTTPMTRPHAPVSTPTTTPSHGQSLKPSPSAVEQERWDEDSFHGLWDTNEDKGANMEYELCKQESVMPLPVSSPVKVPAVHTSIPSAVPVSLSPVIPPVPKAPIIQQTVDYGHGRDITTSKVEQIPYGERVTLRPEPLPDRQTFQKEHPGRYNRERDREPYFERQGNSNTDHRDFKRERELHRDRGSVDYERERFEKERHPRDDRVLPTTPSRTQSYRDKKDHPSSRRGGFERPSYERKTDRPAYDHGPSMFGENSSVQTLEFEGDRRNYPEERIPISAPSMPRQPPPAPRVERKPESKNVDDILKPPGRDSRPERIVIIMRGLPGSGKTHVAKLIRDKEVECGGPAPRVLSLDDYFITEVEKEERDPDTGKKVKKKVMEYEYEADMEETYRTSMFKTFKKTLDDGFFPFIILDAINDRVRHFEQFWSAAKTKGFEVYLAEMSADNQTCSKRNIHGRKLKDISRMSDHWEAAPRHMMRLDIRSLLQDAAIEEVEMEDFDANIEDQKEEVKKDTAEEEESELGYIPKSKWEMDTSEAKLDKLDGLRTGTKRKRDWEAIASRMEDYLQLPDDYDTRASEPGKKRVRWADLEEKKDADRKRAIGFVVGQTDWEKITDESGHLAERALNRTKYI; translated from the exons ATGTACCCGGCCTGGGGCTTGTACGGGGCGGCTGGGCACTACCCGCCGCCCCCCACCTCCATCCCGCCCCCGCCGCTACCCATCCCGCCCCCCAGCGTGCCGCCTCCCGCCGTTCCGCCGATGCCGCTTCCCAGCTACCCGCCGCCAGggcccgcgccccccgccgccgccccgccgcccgccggtTCCTCGGGGTTCCTgagcctgcaggagcagcacctggcCCAGCTGCAACAGCTCCAGCAGATGCATCAGAAGCAGCTGCAGTCTGTACTCCtggggccgccgccgccgccggggccgcccccgccggggctgccgccgccgccgctgcccagctccttcaccgactggcagcagcagccgcccGTGCCGCCGGTGCCGCCGCCGGTCCGCAGCTACCAGAAGCAGTACGCCCACCGCGAGCCGCCGCACCGCAAGCCGCCCCCCGCGGCCCGGGACCGCGACGGGCAGGAGCCGCCGGGCGGGCACGGCGACTGGGGCGAGCCGGTGCCCGCCGAGGCGGTGCCCATGGACATGGAGCTGTCCTCGCCGCCGCAGTCCCCGCAGCCCGCCGCCCAGCCCTACCtgccccctgcccagccctaCCTGCCGCCCCCCCAGGGCGAGCCTTACCTGCCCCCCGcccagccacccccagcccagTCCCCGCCGCTCCAGCCCTACCTGCCCCGGGCGCAGCCCTCCCAGCCGCCCCCCTCCTTTTCCGAGCCCCCACCCTCCTACCTGGAGCCCCCGCCGGTCACCGCCTCCCAGCCCTACCTGCCGCCTCCTgcccagggctacatggcacACCCCCAGCCCTACCTGCTCTCTTCCCAGGCCTCTCCTTCGCAGCCCGCCCTGGCCCCCTCCATCCCACCCCCGGTCAAGCCATCGCAGGCTcatttccccccaccccagccgTCTTTGCCCCCACCCGCCGCTGCCCAGCCGGAGGCCGCGCAAGGTGCCGCCAAGGAGGGCGGTGGCACGGAGCAGCCGGACCCCTCCACCATGACTCCCCAG gaacagcagcaataCTGGTACCAGCAGCACCTGCTTAGCCTGCAGCAAAGGGCAAAAGCCCATgctcagggacagcagcagatGAAAAGTCCAGTAGTGACAGATGAGCAGAGAGCAAAGcctgaagaagggaaaatgagtGCTTCAACTCAGCAGTCTGAACCTCCTCCTCTTAATGAATCCCTGCCTCCAACATCCAAAGAAGACGAGTCTTCTCTTACATCCACTGAAACTAAG CTCAATATTGAACCTCCTGGTGACCCTGAGGAGGATTTGAGGTTGCAGCAATTGCAAGCGGCAGCAGCTCAATGGCAGCAGCACCCCCATCACCGGGTTGGATTTCAATATCAGAGAATAATGCAGAAGCATGCTCAGTTGCAGCAGATAGTACAGCAGTATCAACAGATCATGCAACAGCCTCCACACTTAGAG ACAATGTCTGTGGACATGCAGCTGCGACATTATGAGGCACAGCAAAAACAGTTCCAGCAGCTTCATAAAGACTGGGAGCGATCAATGAACCAACAGTGGCAGCATCAGCTTCAAACCTATCCTCACAAAGACCAGCTTCAAGAGTATGAGAAACAGTGGAAAGCATGGGATGAGCAGATGAAGGTCACTCAGTCCCATCTGCAGGAAAAAGTGACCTCACTCCAAAATCTGAAGAATCAATACCCTGCAAATGTTTCACTGCCACCTCCATTTATTCCATATTCCCAAACTGGTCAAGGTGGCATTCCTATTATGCCTCCAACTTTACCTTCAACTACACCTCCAGTGGTCCCCCCgcctctcccttctctttctcagtTATCCAATTCCTCTGTCCCTTCAGGATCCAGTTCTCAAAGCAGTCAAGCTACTGAAACACCAAGGCCagctctccttcccacccctgGTACCTATGCATCAAAAATAGCTAGTTCAACTAGCTATTCACCTTATCATTCTCAAGTAGGTTCGTCCTTTGGCTCATCAGATCATGGAAAGTCTCAAGTTCATCTTAGTAAACAAACTGTGTCTATTTCATCTGAACAACAGTGTGGGGAACTGAAAGGCACTTCTGCGGTATCTTCGACACACACACCTATTGTGCAGGATAAACCAGTGAGGTCGGGTGGATTGCTTCCAGATCCTCCCAGATCAGCGCGTTTTGAAGGCCCTAGAGGCCCTAG ATTTGATGGACCTCGAGGAAGAGGATATGACAAATTCGAAGGCTCAAGACAGAGAGGACCTCGTTTTGACTCCCAGCGCTCAGAAGGATACAGGTCACGTTTTGACCGACAGAATACAGATGGACAGTCTTCAAGTAGATGGGGCTCTATCCCACGAGGACCAGCAGGACAATTTTATACAACAAATGCATCACAGGGACACGGTTCCCGACCTAGTGGTCCACGGTGGATGGGGCCCAGGCCTCAtttgggacagcagcagcagcaggcacagacagACTCGCAGTCAGAAAACAAAGAGCCTTTCACAGACACAGCTGGCGATCAGCAGTCTGTAAGCAGAACAGAGTCTGCTCCCGACGCACAGAGTGCAGGTCCCACTGAGCCAAGTGAGGACCTGACAGACATTCAACAGGAAGCATCCAAACCTGAAGTCAAAGAACCTAGTTCAGACCCTCCTAAAAAGTGGACATGGAGTTCACGTGATCCCAACCAGCAAGTAGACGAGTCTAAGGCACCCACCCCCCCTATTCAGAACCAGAATACAGTTACCCCTGTAACAGGAAATCAGGATTTGGATTCACCAGATGGCCAGTTGAGTGCTTCAGATAGCACCCAGGGCCTACCTGGACcggaaagcagaggaaaagggcCATTTATGCATGAAGATAGAGGAAAGGGACCCGGAAGCAGAGGAAGGGGCCgtggcagagggcagggggATGGCCGCGGCTGGGGAATGGGCCgtg aggggatgggaaggATGGATGGTGGCCGGGGAATGGGAAGGATGGATGGTGGTTGGGGAATGGGCAGGATGGATGATGGCCATGGCCGGGGAATGGGCAGGATGGACGATGGCCGTGGTAGAGGATATGTATACAGAGGCAGAGGGCAGGCTAGGCAGGCATCCATCCGTGGCAGGGGAATGTTcaggagagcaggcagcagggagaggatgtCAGATAGACGgtcaggcagcagggagagggtgCCAGATGGACAGTCAGGCAACCGAGAGAGGGGACTGGGTGGACGGTCAGATAGCCATGAGAGAGTATTCTCTAACCGAGACAGAGAGCTACCTGGACGGAcaggcagctgggacaggggacGGGCTGGAAGCCGGGAGAGAGGCCCTGTCAGACGGGCCTGTAGCCGGGAAAGAGAGTCCATGCGAGGGGCAGGTAGCCGAGAGAGGGAGCCCATGCGGCGGGCAGGTAGCCGCGAGAGGGTCCCCGTCAGGCGGGCAGGTAGCCGGGAGAGGGTCCCCATGAGGCGGGCAGGTAGCCGGGAGAGGGACCTGGTCAGGCGAGCAGGTAGCCGCGAGAGGTGTCCCATCAGGAGGGGAGATAGCCATGAGAGGGAAGCAGGAAGATCTGAAACAGGCAATATGGGTAAACCCATTCACCTAGGAGATGACCCTGACAAACTGCCTCCGTACCATCGAGATGAAACATTCAGGAGTTCTTGGGGTCATGAAGATGATACGATGCAGGAGGAATTTCCTTTAGATAGTCAAGATGACCCATCTTTGGAGCATGAGCAGGTGGATGACTGGGAAAGAGAACAATACTGGAGAGATCACAACTCTGATTATCATGATGATTCTGTAGATGCATATGACAGAGATGACAGGTTGCAATCCCACCATTCAATGCCTCCATTATCTCCCCTACCACCACTACCTCCTTTATCATCTGATCACGACAGACGAGATTCGTGGTGGGATGATTGGAAAAGGCCAAGAGAAAGGGAACTAGAGAGGGATCTTGATAGAACTGGAAGATCCTCAGACATTTATGATCAAGATTTAGACAGAGAATGGGATAGAGACTGGGACATGAGACCTATGGATGACAGAGAAATGGGGAATCGTGACCTGGATATCCCCCCTTTACCACCATTACCACCCCTTCCACCTCTGGACAGGTATCGTGAAGATAGGTGGAGGGATGATAGGAACAGAGATCATTATGACAGAGATCTCCGAGACAGGGGGGAGCTTAGGATTCGAGAGTATCCAGAGAGATACGACACATGGCGAGAGAAGCAAGACTACCTTCCTGAAAGGACTGACTGGGAGAGGGAACGGTTGTCGGATAGGTGGTATCCAGATGATGGAGAGAGACTGCGGTCTTTGGACGATCGCTCAGATTCATCCCTTCCTCCACCTTCACATTCCTCTGATATGCTGGGAGCAGATTCAAACCTGGACTCCGATCAGTCCTTGGGAGGAGTGATGGTCCTAAGCCAAAGACAGCATGAGATAATTCTGAAGGCTGCCCAGGAGCTCAAAATGCTTCG agagcagaaagaaCAGCTACAGAAGTTGAAGGAGTTCAAACCTGACATTGCCACACAGGACTCTCCAAGATCACAGAACACAAGCACAAGACCAGGTGCCTTTCAG GTCTCTTCTCAGCTATCTTCAGAGGCACCAGTAGAAGCCCAAGCTATTAAACCTTCTCCTGCTGTTATTATAAAGCCTCCCGTGTTGTTCAGACAGCCCACCCCTGTGACAAGACCAAGTGCCCCACTGGCAAGGCCTACTACACCTATGACAAGGCCACATGCTCCAGTTTCTACTCCAACTACAACCCCAAGTCATGGTCAATCTTTAAAACCATCACCTTCTGCTGTGGAACAGGAACGCTGGGATGAGGACTCTTTCCACGGACTGTGGGACACAAATGAGGATAAAGGTGCAAATATGGAGTACGAGTTGTGTAAACAGGAGTCAGTGATGCCTCTGCCTGTCTCCTCGCCTGTGAAAGTACCTGCTGTCCACACCTCCATTCCATCAGCTGTACCAGTGTCCCTTTCTCCAGTTATTCCACCAGTTCCTAAAGCACCCATCATTCAGCAAACGGTGGATTATGGCCACGGGCGAG ATATAACCACCAGTAAAGTGGAACAGATTCCATATGGGGAGAGGGTAACCCTTCGTCCAGAACCTCTACCAGACAGgcaaacatttcaaaaag AGCATCCAGGTCGCTACAACAGAGAAAGAGATCGTGAGCCTTATTTTGAGCGTCAAGGTAATTCCAACACAGATCATCGGGACTTCAAGAGAGAGCGGGAATTGCACAGAGACCGTGGTTCTGTGGACTACGAACGAGAGAGATTTGAAAAAGAGCGGCATCCCCGAGATGATAG GGTTCTTCCTACTACACCTTCAAGAACTCAGTCTTACCGTGACAAGAAAGACCATCCGTCCTCCAGGCGAGGTGGTTTTGAAAGGCCATCATATGAAAGAAAGACAGATCGTCCAGCATATGATCATGGGCCTTCCATGTTTGGAG AAAATTCTTCTGTCCAAACACTGGAATTTGAAGGTGATCGTAGAAATTACCCTGAGGAAAGGATTCCTATTTCTGCTCCGTCAATGCCTCGTCAGCCACCACCTGCTCCACGAGTAGAAAGGAAGCCAGAATCTAAAAATGTAGATGATATTTTAAAGCCGCCAGGACGGGATAGCAGGCCAGAGAGG ATTGTGATCATCATGAGAGGGTTACCTGGCAGTGGAAAGACACATGTAGCAAAACTCATCAGG gATAAGGAAGTAGAATGTGGAGGACCTGCACCAAGAGTGCTCAGCCTGGATGACTACTTTATCACTGAAgtggagaaagaggagagagacccagatacagggaaaaaagttaaaaagaag GTGATGGAGTACGAATATGAGGCTGATATGGAAGAGACCTATCGTACCAGCATGTTCAAAACGTTCAAAAAGACCTTGGATGACGGCTTCTTTCCCTTCATTATCCTTGATGCTATCAATGATAGAGTGCGACACTTTGAACAGTTTTGGAGTGCTGCAAAAACAAAGGGGTTTGAG GTCTACTTAGCTGAAATGAGTGCAGATAACCAGACGTGTTCCAAGAGGAATATTCATGGACGCAAGCTGAAGGATATCAGCAGG ATGTCTGATCACTGGGAGGCAGCACCACGCCACATGATGCGCTTGGACATTCGTTCTCTGTTGCAGGATGCTGCTATCGAAGAG GTGGAGATGGAGGATTTTGATGCAAATATTGAAGACCAGAAAGAAGAAGTCAAGAaggacacagcagaggaggaagaaagtgaACTG GGTTACATTCCGAAAAGCAAATGGGAGATGGACACTTCTGAGGCAAAGCTAG
- the FCF1 gene encoding rRNA-processing protein FCF1 homolog, whose product MGKQKKARKYAVMKRMISLRDERLKEKDRAKAPVKKKEDPSAIKEREVPQHPSCLFFQYNTQLGPPYHILVDTNFINFSIKAKLDLVQSMMDCLYAKCIPCITDCVMGEIEKLGQKYRVALRIAKDPRFERLPCMHKGTYADDCLVQRVTQHKCYIVATVDKELKRRIRKIPGVPIMYISRHRYNIERMPDDYGAPRF is encoded by the exons ATG GGGAAGCAGAAGAAGGCGCGGAAGTACGCGGTCATGAAGCGCATGATCAGCCTCCGGGATGAGCGCCT TAAAGAGAAGGATCGCGCAAAAGCCCCcgtgaagaagaaggaggacCCGAGTGCCATCAAAGAGCGGGAGGT CCCCCAGCATCCCTCTTGCTTGTTCTTCCAGTATAATACACAGCTGGGCCCCCCTTACCACATCCTGGTTGACACTAACTTCATCAACTTCTCCATCAAGGCCAAACTGGACCTAGTGCAGTCGATGATGGACTGTCTCTATGCCAAGT GTATTCCATGTATCACAGATTGCGTAATGGGCGAAATCGAGAAGTTAGGACAGAAGTACCGTGTGGCATTAAG AATTGCCAAGGACCCTCGGTTTGAACGCTTGCCATGTATGCACAAAGGAACCTACGCTGATGACTGCTTGGTGCAGAGGGTCACTCAG CACAAATGTTACATTGTGGCCACAGTGGATAAAGAGCTCAAGCGGAGAATACGAAAAATCCCTGGAGTGCCTATAATGTATATTTCCAGGCACAG aTACAATATTGAGAGGATGCCAGATGATTACGGAGCTCCTCGATTCTAA